The Corynebacterium renale genome includes a region encoding these proteins:
- the pstS gene encoding phosphate ABC transporter substrate-binding protein PstS translates to MTFNVKRSASLVGAIAIASVGLVACQEEGSSNGSTGASGSNDTAAVEGLSGATGQLVAEGASSQQNAMDYFGTQYTAAVDGANLAYNASGSGSGRQNFIGGQVMFAGSDSPLKEDQVQPAADRCGGSEAWHLPFVIGPVAIAYNLEGVEGLNLGTDTVAKIFKGEITKWNDPEIAAANEGVDLPDTDISVVYRSDESGTSDNFQKFLNASHPELWETTGQQFPQNVGAGANGSNGVATETSNIDGAITYVESGFAQQSGLGIANLDFGSGPVELNPESVGVALDNLTFKEEGHNMVVDSDALFSMTTDGAYPLVLTTYEIVCSDYSGTSDGENTANLVKDFLTVALNSQDDNLAQLGYIPVTGTHADRLKAAVEAIK, encoded by the coding sequence GTGACTTTCAACGTTAAGCGCTCCGCAAGCCTGGTCGGCGCAATCGCCATCGCATCCGTCGGCCTGGTTGCTTGCCAGGAAGAGGGTTCTAGCAATGGCTCCACAGGTGCGTCCGGCTCCAACGACACCGCAGCTGTCGAGGGCCTGTCTGGTGCAACCGGCCAGCTTGTCGCTGAGGGCGCATCGTCCCAGCAGAACGCCATGGACTACTTCGGCACTCAGTACACTGCAGCCGTCGACGGCGCGAACCTGGCCTACAACGCTTCCGGTTCCGGCTCTGGCCGCCAGAACTTCATCGGCGGCCAGGTCATGTTCGCTGGTTCCGACTCTCCGCTGAAGGAAGACCAGGTACAGCCAGCAGCAGACCGTTGTGGCGGCTCCGAAGCATGGCACCTGCCATTCGTCATCGGCCCAGTTGCCATCGCCTACAACCTTGAGGGCGTCGAGGGCCTGAACCTGGGTACCGACACCGTTGCAAAGATCTTCAAGGGTGAGATCACCAAGTGGAACGACCCAGAGATAGCTGCAGCTAACGAAGGCGTCGACCTGCCAGATACTGACATCTCCGTCGTCTACCGCTCTGACGAGTCCGGTACCTCCGACAACTTCCAGAAGTTCCTCAACGCTTCCCACCCAGAGCTGTGGGAGACCACTGGCCAGCAGTTCCCACAAAACGTTGGTGCAGGCGCAAACGGCTCCAACGGTGTCGCAACCGAAACCTCCAACATTGACGGCGCAATCACCTATGTGGAGTCCGGCTTCGCACAGCAGTCCGGCCTGGGCATTGCAAACCTGGACTTCGGCTCGGGCCCAGTCGAACTCAACCCAGAGTCCGTTGGCGTCGCACTGGACAACCTCACCTTCAAGGAAGAGGGCCACAACATGGTCGTCGATTCCGACGCCCTGTTCTCCATGACCACCGATGGCGCATACCCACTGGTCCTGACCACCTACGAGATCGTCTGCTCCGACTACTCCGGAACCAGCGATGGAGAGAACACCGCCAACCTGGTCAAGGACTTCCTGACCGTTGCACTGAACTCCCAGGATGACAACCTGGCGCAGCTGGGTTACATCCCGGTCACCGGCACCCACGCTGACCGCCTGAAGGCAGCCGTCGAGGCCATTAAGTAA
- the pstC gene encoding phosphate ABC transporter permease subunit PstC, with protein MASQHELAQERDTANAQASGSTVSATQTPTTTTSNAGGQGSTVKRPGDRIFEFLSTASATLMTVFIAAIGAFLIWRAIPALSRNEGGILGFLTYTGPWETQNLDAMQFGIPNLFAATMMMSILALLLAMPVALGIAIFLSNYAPKKAVKPLGYLVDMLAAVPSIVYGLWGWQVLGPALTDFYTWLESWAGGFFLFTHYQNSPSFATGRNMFTGGIVLAVMILPVIAATAREVFVQTPKGHIEAALALGATRWEVVRLTVLPFGMSGYVSGAMLGLGRALGETMALYMVVSPAAQFRGSLFDGGTTFATAIANAAPEFNNNISAGSYIAAGLVLFLLTFIVNAIARSLVNKK; from the coding sequence ATGGCATCCCAGCATGAACTTGCGCAAGAACGCGACACCGCGAACGCGCAGGCCTCTGGCTCCACGGTGAGTGCTACCCAAACCCCCACGACTACCACGAGTAACGCGGGCGGGCAGGGCTCTACAGTGAAGCGTCCAGGTGACCGCATCTTCGAATTTCTATCCACGGCATCTGCAACACTGATGACAGTGTTCATTGCTGCAATTGGCGCCTTCCTGATTTGGCGTGCAATTCCGGCACTGTCCCGTAACGAGGGCGGAATCCTCGGCTTCCTGACCTACACCGGGCCCTGGGAAACGCAAAACTTGGACGCCATGCAGTTCGGCATCCCGAACCTGTTCGCGGCGACCATGATGATGTCGATCCTTGCCCTGCTCCTGGCTATGCCAGTGGCCCTGGGTATTGCCATCTTCTTGTCCAACTACGCGCCAAAGAAGGCAGTGAAGCCACTGGGCTACCTGGTGGACATGCTTGCCGCGGTGCCGTCGATCGTGTACGGCCTGTGGGGCTGGCAGGTACTCGGCCCAGCGCTCACCGACTTTTACACCTGGCTGGAAAGCTGGGCGGGCGGCTTCTTCCTGTTTACCCACTACCAGAACTCGCCGTCGTTTGCGACGGGCCGCAACATGTTTACCGGTGGCATCGTGCTGGCAGTGATGATCCTTCCGGTCATCGCCGCGACCGCACGTGAAGTCTTCGTCCAGACTCCGAAGGGCCACATCGAAGCCGCGCTCGCGTTGGGCGCGACCCGCTGGGAAGTGGTCCGCCTGACCGTACTGCCATTCGGTATGTCCGGTTACGTCTCCGGCGCGATGCTCGGCCTGGGCCGCGCGCTCGGTGAGACGATGGCTTTGTACATGGTGGTTTCCCCAGCAGCCCAGTTCCGTGGATCGCTTTTCGACGGCGGCACCACCTTCGCAACGGCCATCGCCAATGCGGCCCCAGAGTTTAACAACAACATCTCTGCCGGCTCATACATCGCAGCAGGCCTGGTCCTGTTCCTCCTGACCTTCATCGTGAACGCAATCGCGCGTTCCCTGGTGAACAAGAAATAA
- the pstA gene encoding phosphate ABC transporter permease PstA produces the protein MTNNVVSSPTPQPVTQGATFTDISQSRKTKNSIATFVIYACMVLAMVPLVWVLWVVISRGIGPITNASWWTQSQLGVMYSLPGGGALHAIVGTLMQTLICSLISIPIGVFTAIYLVEYAGQGRLGKVTTFMVDILTGVPSIVAALFIYSVWIVLFGFDRSGMAVSLSLVILMVPVIIRNTEEMLRVVPQDLREASYALGVPKWKTIARIVLPTALSGIVTGVMLAIARVMGESAPVLILVGSTQAINWDVFNGPQSSLPLMMLDMYKAGTADAVLDKMWGAALTLVLIIAVLNIAARWISAKFSVKS, from the coding sequence ATGACTAACAACGTAGTTTCCTCGCCCACACCCCAGCCCGTAACCCAGGGCGCAACGTTCACCGACATTTCGCAGTCCCGCAAGACGAAGAACAGCATTGCAACCTTCGTCATTTATGCCTGCATGGTGTTGGCGATGGTTCCGCTGGTGTGGGTCCTGTGGGTGGTTATCTCCCGCGGTATCGGCCCGATTACTAACGCAAGCTGGTGGACGCAGTCTCAGCTGGGCGTCATGTACTCCCTGCCCGGTGGTGGTGCGCTGCACGCGATCGTCGGCACGCTCATGCAGACCCTGATCTGTTCGCTTATCTCTATCCCGATCGGCGTATTCACCGCGATCTACCTGGTGGAATACGCAGGTCAAGGGCGTTTGGGTAAGGTCACCACCTTCATGGTGGATATCCTCACCGGTGTGCCATCGATTGTTGCGGCCCTGTTCATCTACTCCGTGTGGATTGTCCTCTTCGGCTTCGACCGCTCCGGCATGGCCGTGTCCCTGTCCCTGGTGATCCTCATGGTGCCTGTGATTATCCGCAACACGGAGGAGATGTTGCGCGTCGTGCCGCAGGACCTCCGCGAGGCGTCCTACGCGCTGGGCGTTCCCAAGTGGAAGACCATTGCGCGCATCGTACTGCCGACGGCCCTGTCCGGCATCGTCACCGGTGTCATGTTGGCTATCGCCCGCGTCATGGGCGAATCCGCGCCGGTGCTCATCCTCGTCGGTTCGACCCAGGCGATCAACTGGGACGTGTTCAATGGCCCACAGTCTTCGCTGCCACTGATGATGCTGGACATGTACAAGGCAGGCACCGCCGACGCCGTCCTGGACAAGATGTGGGGCGCCGCCTTGACGCTGGTTCTCATCATCGCTGTCCTCAATATTGCTGCACGGTGGATTTCCGCCAAGTTCTCGGTCAAGAGCTAA
- the pstB gene encoding phosphate ABC transporter ATP-binding protein PstB → MSKLELKNVNIFYGDFHAVQDVNLQVPAQSVTAFIGPSGCGKSTVLRSLNRMHEVTPGARVEGEILLDGQDIYGPKVDPVAVRNTIGMVFQKANPFPTMSIEDNVVAGLKLSGEKNKKKLKEVAEKSLRGANLWEEVKDRLDKPGGGLSGGQQQRLCIARAIAVEPEVLLMDEPCSALDPISTLAVEDLIHELKEKFTIVIVTHNMQQAARVSDQTAFYSLEATGKPGQLVEVGPTRKIFENPDKKETEDYIAGRFG, encoded by the coding sequence ATGAGCAAGCTCGAACTGAAAAACGTCAACATCTTCTACGGAGATTTCCACGCCGTCCAGGACGTCAACCTGCAGGTCCCGGCGCAGTCGGTCACCGCGTTCATCGGCCCCTCCGGCTGCGGCAAGTCCACCGTGCTACGCAGCCTGAACCGCATGCACGAGGTCACCCCGGGCGCCCGCGTCGAAGGCGAGATTCTCCTCGACGGCCAAGATATCTACGGCCCGAAGGTTGACCCAGTAGCCGTACGCAACACCATCGGCATGGTCTTCCAGAAGGCAAACCCCTTCCCAACCATGTCCATCGAAGACAACGTTGTTGCCGGCCTGAAGCTCTCGGGTGAGAAGAACAAGAAGAAGCTCAAGGAAGTCGCCGAAAAGTCCCTGCGTGGTGCAAACCTCTGGGAGGAAGTAAAAGACCGCCTAGATAAACCAGGCGGCGGCCTGTCTGGTGGCCAGCAGCAGCGCCTGTGCATTGCGCGCGCCATCGCGGTCGAACCGGAGGTCCTCCTCATGGATGAGCCCTGTTCCGCACTGGACCCGATTTCCACCCTGGCCGTGGAGGACCTCATCCACGAACTGAAGGAAAAGTTCACGATCGTCATCGTGACCCACAACATGCAGCAGGCAGCGCGTGTCTCTGACCAGACGGCGTTCTACTCCCTCGAAGCGACCGGCAAGCCTGGCCAGCTCGTGGAGGTAGGCCCGACGCGCAAGATCTTCGAGAACCCGGACAAGAAGGAAACCGAAGACTACATCGCAGGCCGCTTCGGATAG
- a CDS encoding lipase family protein: MSDNPFRLRSSIATATIAACALVAATPAHAIPTDPAALSSQYLPANPPDDFYTAPAELGAPGSVLKSRGERLVGDGTPLALGSRSTIMYTSTTMHGQPVAVTGTIIEPHARWQGPGAQPTVVFAPGTRGQGDVCAPSRSTDFIGQVQASSGSVNINYEAPAQLEALRSGIRVVVTDYIGLGTAGHHTYVNHTEEGRAVLDAARAALKFAGAPADAPVGLYGYSQGGGAAASAAEQAGNYAPELNIKGTYAGAPPADLLTVMEAVDRSAIVGVLGMALNGYMERSPEVRAAVYPQLNDRGRAFLAGVSEACIPDAAVKWGFWDTRWLTTSGKSFAEVVRDVPAAHRMLEDQKLGKAAPNAPIMIHNATHDDLIPYHQARQLARDYAARGATVYFTSNEVPTLAERTGLNHVEAFFSGHVPSMDYLIARFYDQPAPQGGY; encoded by the coding sequence GTGTCTGACAATCCTTTTCGTCTACGAAGCAGTATCGCTACCGCAACCATCGCCGCCTGCGCACTGGTTGCGGCTACCCCAGCTCACGCTATCCCCACGGATCCCGCGGCTTTAAGTTCGCAGTACCTGCCGGCAAATCCCCCGGACGATTTCTACACTGCGCCCGCCGAACTTGGGGCTCCGGGAAGCGTGCTCAAATCGCGCGGTGAGCGGCTCGTTGGCGATGGCACCCCGTTGGCGCTGGGCAGTCGTAGCACAATCATGTATACGTCCACCACCATGCACGGCCAGCCCGTGGCCGTCACCGGCACAATCATCGAACCACACGCGCGCTGGCAAGGCCCTGGCGCGCAACCGACCGTGGTGTTTGCTCCAGGGACCCGGGGCCAAGGAGATGTGTGCGCGCCGTCGAGAAGCACTGATTTTATCGGCCAAGTCCAAGCCTCTAGCGGCAGTGTGAACATCAACTACGAAGCTCCCGCGCAGCTCGAGGCACTGCGCAGCGGGATTCGGGTGGTGGTCACGGACTACATCGGGCTGGGGACCGCCGGACATCACACCTACGTGAACCATACAGAGGAAGGGCGCGCGGTTCTCGATGCTGCGCGCGCCGCCCTGAAGTTTGCGGGAGCGCCGGCGGATGCACCGGTGGGCCTGTACGGATATTCACAGGGCGGTGGAGCGGCGGCGTCTGCGGCTGAGCAGGCCGGGAACTATGCACCGGAACTGAATATCAAGGGCACGTACGCGGGTGCTCCGCCAGCGGACTTGCTCACCGTGATGGAGGCGGTGGATCGTTCGGCGATTGTCGGCGTGCTGGGCATGGCGCTCAACGGGTACATGGAGCGTTCCCCCGAGGTTCGCGCAGCCGTGTATCCCCAGCTCAACGACCGCGGCCGGGCCTTCCTGGCGGGCGTGTCCGAGGCGTGTATCCCGGATGCTGCCGTGAAATGGGGGTTCTGGGATACGCGGTGGCTGACTACGTCGGGTAAGTCTTTCGCCGAGGTGGTCCGTGATGTCCCCGCGGCGCACCGCATGTTGGAAGACCAGAAATTGGGTAAGGCCGCGCCGAACGCGCCGATTATGATCCACAATGCCACCCACGACGACCTCATCCCCTACCACCAGGCCCGGCAGCTAGCGCGCGATTATGCAGCCCGCGGGGCCACGGTCTACTTCACGTCCAACGAGGTTCCCACCCTCGCAGAGCGCACCGGCTTGAACCACGTGGAGGCCTTCTTTAGTGGTCACGTGCCGTCGATGGATTACCTCATCGCCCGCTTCTACGACCAGCCCGCGCCGCAGGGCGGGTATTAA
- the phoU gene encoding phosphate signaling complex protein PhoU codes for MRTAYREHLDAFAHDLIVLCDLDKEVLEKATRALIHCSLEAAEDALSMEDKTLEIVQRCEARAVELLALEAPVASDLRQVVSSIYIVEDLRRMAALARNIASTARQRHPHRAIPDDLVGYFEEMSHLGSEMVMEVRDLLIDPDPDAAARLSDEDDAVDDIHDHLKLLLTARPWSHSTREAYDVAMCGRFFERYADHCVNVATRIIYLTTGKTRAEYLDKRKRERDDAELSERLAHLERQISGRNA; via the coding sequence ATGCGTACGGCTTATCGTGAACATTTAGATGCATTCGCACATGACCTTATTGTTCTGTGTGACCTCGACAAAGAGGTCCTAGAAAAGGCCACGCGTGCGCTCATCCACTGTTCACTCGAAGCCGCCGAGGACGCCTTGTCCATGGAAGATAAGACGCTGGAGATTGTGCAGCGCTGCGAAGCGCGCGCCGTGGAACTCCTCGCCCTCGAGGCCCCCGTTGCATCCGATCTGCGCCAGGTTGTTTCCTCCATTTATATCGTGGAGGATTTGCGTCGCATGGCAGCACTTGCCCGCAACATTGCATCTACGGCACGGCAACGCCATCCGCACCGCGCAATCCCGGATGACCTCGTGGGCTACTTCGAAGAAATGTCGCACCTCGGATCGGAGATGGTCATGGAAGTTCGTGACCTGCTCATCGACCCCGACCCCGACGCGGCAGCACGGCTCAGCGACGAAGACGACGCCGTCGATGACATCCACGACCACCTCAAACTGCTGCTCACTGCGCGCCCATGGTCTCATTCCACGCGGGAGGCGTACGACGTCGCCATGTGCGGCCGCTTCTTCGAGCGCTACGCTGACCACTGTGTGAACGTCGCAACGCGGATCATTTACCTGACCACAGGCAAGACTCGCGCCGAATACTTGGACAAGCGCAAGCGCGAGCGTGACGACGCCGAACTCTCCGAACGCCTCGCGCACTTGGAACGCCAGATCTCTGGGCGCAACGCCTAA
- the dusB gene encoding tRNA dihydrouridine synthase DusB, whose product MAGVTLTATTPVTMGSLALRSPVVLAPMAGVTTMAFRRLCREIELELTGTVSGLYVCEMVTARALVEGNDKTLKMARFHESESPRSLQLYTTTPEYTYKAAKRIVDENLADHIDMNFGCPVPKVTRRGGGAALPYKRELYRNIVAAAVKATEGTDIPVSVKFRIGIDEDHFTHLDAARIAAEEGAAAVTLHARTAAQRYSGHARWEEIAAVVKHLEGTGVKVFGNGDIFAAADATAMLEQTGCDAVEIGRGCLGRPWLFAEISAELSDRDPLPPMTLGKVCDIMERHLELLIEQHGEHHGSRDMRKHMAWYLRGFPTGGETRASLARIESMSDLQQVLEPFRNSTATADDSDGARGRQGSPAAVKLPDGWLDDPFDATVPEGADIENNGG is encoded by the coding sequence ATGGCCGGCGTGACTTTAACTGCAACAACGCCGGTTACCATGGGCTCGTTAGCCCTCCGCTCCCCCGTTGTGCTTGCACCCATGGCGGGGGTAACCACGATGGCTTTTCGACGTCTCTGCCGGGAAATTGAACTCGAGCTCACTGGGACCGTGTCGGGCCTTTATGTCTGCGAGATGGTGACTGCGCGCGCCCTCGTTGAAGGAAACGACAAAACTCTGAAGATGGCTCGGTTCCATGAATCGGAAAGCCCGCGTTCGCTGCAGTTGTACACCACAACGCCGGAATACACCTACAAGGCCGCCAAGCGGATCGTCGATGAAAACTTGGCGGACCATATCGATATGAACTTCGGCTGCCCCGTCCCCAAGGTCACACGCCGTGGCGGTGGCGCAGCGCTTCCGTACAAGCGGGAGTTGTATCGCAACATCGTGGCAGCCGCCGTGAAGGCAACCGAAGGCACGGATATTCCGGTGAGCGTGAAGTTCCGCATCGGCATCGATGAAGACCACTTCACGCACTTGGATGCTGCACGCATCGCTGCCGAGGAAGGTGCCGCCGCCGTAACCTTGCATGCGCGGACCGCTGCACAGCGTTATTCGGGACACGCGCGCTGGGAGGAGATTGCGGCCGTCGTGAAGCATCTTGAGGGAACCGGCGTCAAGGTGTTTGGCAACGGTGACATCTTTGCTGCAGCGGACGCGACGGCGATGCTCGAGCAGACTGGCTGCGACGCCGTGGAAATCGGGCGTGGATGTTTGGGTCGGCCGTGGCTCTTTGCGGAAATTTCCGCCGAACTGTCCGACCGGGATCCGTTGCCGCCAATGACGCTGGGCAAGGTATGCGACATCATGGAACGCCACCTGGAACTGCTCATCGAACAGCACGGTGAACACCACGGCAGCCGTGACATGCGCAAACACATGGCGTGGTACCTGCGCGGTTTCCCCACCGGCGGGGAGACGCGCGCGTCGCTGGCACGCATCGAGTCCATGTCCGATCTCCAGCAGGTCTTGGAACCCTTCCGTAATTCCACAGCAACAGCCGACGACTCCGACGGCGCCCGCGGCCGCCAAGGCTCCCCCGCTGCGGTCAAGCTTCCCGACGGCTGGCTGGACGACCCATTCGACGCCACGGTCCCGGAAGGTGCCGATATCGAAAATAACGGTGGCTAA
- a CDS encoding acetyl-CoA hydrolase/transferase family protein — protein sequence MSERIAHAGLASKVMSAEEAAQFINNGDSVGMSGFTGAGYPKALPTAIANKAKAEHAAGNEFKIDVLTGASTAPDCDGVLAEAGAINWRAPYQSDPTLRNSINAGDIKYSDIHLSHMGMYVQQGFLPVDVAIIEAVRITEEGYVVPSSAVGNNVEYMDAADKIIIEINEWQSLDLEGMHDIWMMPHLPNRVPIPIQNAGDRIGKPYIEVDPNKIVAIVKTNEADRNAPFKPADEISEKIAGNFLDFLEAEVQAGRLAYDQYVMQSGVGNVPNAVMAGLLDSKFENIQAYTEVIQDGMVDLIDAGKMSVASATSFSLSPEYAEKMNAEAARYREHIILRPQQISNHPEVVRRIGLIATNGMIEADIYGNINSTNVSGTRVMNGIGGSGDFTRNALVSSFISGSEAKGGAISTIVPFATHIDHTEHDVMVVITEYGYADLRGLAPRDRVKKMISIAHPDYRPQLEEYYERALKGKNIHTPHDLGTAFNFHINLAENGTMRLN from the coding sequence ATGTCTGAACGCATTGCACACGCAGGCCTTGCATCCAAGGTCATGTCCGCCGAAGAAGCAGCGCAGTTCATTAACAACGGTGATTCCGTCGGCATGTCCGGCTTCACGGGCGCCGGCTACCCCAAGGCTTTGCCCACCGCAATCGCCAACAAGGCTAAGGCTGAGCATGCTGCTGGCAACGAATTCAAGATTGACGTTCTGACCGGCGCTTCGACCGCCCCGGATTGCGACGGCGTCCTCGCAGAGGCCGGTGCCATCAACTGGCGCGCCCCCTACCAGTCCGACCCCACCTTGCGTAACTCCATCAACGCTGGCGACATCAAGTACTCCGACATCCACCTCTCCCACATGGGCATGTACGTCCAGCAGGGCTTCCTCCCCGTTGACGTGGCCATTATTGAGGCCGTACGCATCACCGAAGAAGGCTACGTAGTTCCTTCCTCCGCAGTGGGCAACAACGTGGAATACATGGACGCGGCAGACAAGATCATCATCGAGATTAACGAGTGGCAGTCGCTCGACCTCGAAGGCATGCACGACATCTGGATGATGCCGCACCTGCCAAACCGTGTGCCAATCCCAATCCAGAACGCCGGTGACCGCATCGGTAAGCCCTACATTGAGGTCGACCCGAACAAGATTGTTGCGATCGTCAAGACCAACGAAGCTGACCGCAATGCACCGTTCAAGCCTGCCGACGAAATCTCCGAGAAGATCGCCGGCAACTTCCTCGACTTCCTCGAAGCCGAGGTGCAGGCCGGTCGCCTTGCTTACGACCAGTACGTCATGCAGTCCGGTGTGGGCAACGTCCCGAACGCCGTGATGGCAGGCCTGCTTGATTCCAAGTTTGAGAATATCCAGGCATACACCGAGGTTATCCAGGACGGCATGGTTGACCTCATCGACGCTGGCAAGATGAGCGTCGCTTCCGCAACCTCCTTCTCCCTTTCCCCTGAATACGCGGAGAAGATGAACGCCGAAGCTGCCCGCTACCGCGAGCACATCATCCTGCGCCCACAGCAGATCTCCAACCACCCAGAGGTTGTGCGCCGCATTGGTCTGATCGCTACAAACGGCATGATCGAGGCCGACATTTACGGCAACATCAACTCCACCAACGTTTCCGGAACCCGCGTCATGAACGGTATCGGTGGCTCGGGCGACTTCACCCGAAACGCGCTGGTCTCTTCCTTCATCTCCGGATCCGAGGCCAAGGGCGGAGCAATCTCCACCATCGTTCCTTTCGCCACGCACATCGACCACACCGAGCACGACGTCATGGTCGTCATCACCGAGTACGGGTACGCCGACCTCCGCGGCCTGGCGCCACGTGACCGAGTCAAAAAGATGATCTCCATCGCGCACCCGGATTACCGCCCGCAGCTCGAGGAATACTACGAGCGCGCGCTCAAGGGTAAGAATATCCACACCCCGCACGATCTGGGCACCGCTTTCAACTTCCACATCAACCTGGCGGAAAACGGAACAATGCGCCTCAACTAA
- a CDS encoding metal-sensitive transcriptional regulator produces the protein MVTSATPQSSHDDAQGPAEQSPTSCCKDQRAHHGYTDEKARYLARLKRIEGQVRGIHRMLNEDEYCIDIVTQISAATSALRNVAVALMDDHLHHCVTNAVASNSGEGDAKIEEAMAAIQRLMKA, from the coding sequence ATGGTTACTAGCGCTACTCCACAATCCAGCCACGACGACGCACAAGGCCCAGCCGAGCAGTCCCCTACTTCGTGCTGCAAGGATCAGCGCGCCCATCACGGCTACACGGACGAGAAAGCACGCTACCTGGCCCGCCTGAAGCGCATAGAGGGCCAAGTACGCGGTATCCACAGGATGCTGAATGAAGACGAGTACTGCATCGACATCGTCACGCAGATTAGCGCGGCGACGTCGGCGTTGCGCAATGTTGCCGTGGCACTGATGGATGACCACCTTCACCATTGCGTCACGAATGCCGTCGCAAGTAATTCCGGTGAAGGAGACGCGAAGATTGAAGAGGCGATGGCAGCTATCCAGAGACTCATGAAGGCGTAA
- the epsC gene encoding serine O-acetyltransferase EpsC has protein sequence MFAVFKMIREDLENARNHDPAARGNVENAIVYSGLHAIWIHRCAHWLWKRDIKGVARILAQVARWLTGIEIHPGATIGRRFFIDHGMGVVIGETAEIGDGVMIYHGVTLGGQVLTQTKRHPTIGNNVTIGAGAKVLGPITIGDNSAIGANAVVTKDIGPDCIAVGIPAKCRPRASDEQIKLVDPDFYVI, from the coding sequence ATGTTTGCCGTGTTCAAAATGATCCGTGAAGATTTAGAAAATGCCCGCAACCATGATCCCGCGGCGCGCGGCAACGTGGAAAATGCAATCGTGTATTCGGGGCTGCACGCAATTTGGATTCACCGGTGTGCGCATTGGCTGTGGAAGCGCGACATCAAGGGGGTAGCCCGCATCTTGGCGCAGGTTGCACGCTGGCTCACGGGTATCGAGATTCACCCTGGCGCAACCATCGGGCGGCGTTTCTTCATTGACCATGGCATGGGTGTAGTCATTGGCGAAACCGCCGAGATTGGCGACGGCGTGATGATTTACCACGGCGTCACGCTAGGCGGCCAGGTGCTCACTCAAACGAAACGTCACCCGACAATTGGCAACAATGTGACTATCGGCGCCGGTGCCAAAGTCCTGGGCCCCATCACCATCGGCGATAACAGCGCTATTGGCGCTAACGCGGTTGTGACGAAGGATATCGGCCCTGATTGCATCGCTGTGGGCATCCCAGCCAAATGCCGACCGCGCGCCTCCGACGAGCAGATTAAGCTCGTAGACCCCGATTTCTATGTGATTTAA
- the cysK gene encoding cysteine synthase A, which yields MALYNNITETIGGTPLVRLSKLTKDLPGEVLVKVESFNPANSVKDRIGLAIIKAAEESGELKPGGTIVEATSGNTGIALAMVGAARGYNVVLTMPETMSAERRVMLRAYGAEIILTPGAAGMQGAVDKANEIVAEREGAILARQFGNPANPEIHRKTTAEEIWQDTDGNVDIFVAGFGTGGTVTGVGQVLKERNPEVKVYAVEPASSPLLTEGKAGPHKIQGIGANFIPEVLDRTVLDDVFTVSNEDAVAYSRKLGTEEGILGGISTGSNIKVALELAAKPENEGKTIVTVVCDFGERYVSTILYEDIRD from the coding sequence ATGGCTTTGTACAACAACATCACCGAGACCATTGGTGGCACACCACTGGTCCGCCTTTCCAAGCTCACCAAGGACCTCCCTGGCGAGGTTCTTGTGAAGGTTGAGTCCTTCAACCCAGCAAACTCCGTTAAAGACCGCATTGGCCTGGCAATCATCAAGGCTGCCGAGGAATCCGGCGAACTCAAGCCAGGTGGCACCATCGTTGAGGCAACCTCCGGCAACACCGGCATCGCACTTGCTATGGTCGGCGCAGCTCGTGGCTATAACGTAGTGCTGACCATGCCAGAGACCATGTCCGCTGAGCGCCGCGTCATGCTGCGCGCTTACGGTGCAGAAATCATCCTGACCCCAGGCGCAGCGGGTATGCAAGGCGCTGTGGACAAGGCAAACGAAATCGTCGCTGAACGCGAAGGCGCAATCCTGGCCCGCCAGTTCGGCAACCCGGCGAACCCGGAAATTCACCGCAAGACCACCGCAGAAGAGATCTGGCAGGATACCGACGGCAACGTCGACATCTTCGTCGCAGGTTTCGGCACCGGCGGCACCGTCACGGGTGTGGGCCAGGTCCTCAAGGAGCGCAACCCAGAGGTCAAGGTCTACGCAGTCGAGCCAGCTTCCTCCCCACTGCTGACCGAAGGCAAGGCCGGCCCACACAAGATTCAGGGCATCGGCGCAAACTTCATCCCAGAGGTTCTGGACCGCACCGTTCTGGATGACGTCTTCACCGTCTCCAACGAAGACGCCGTTGCATACTCCCGCAAGCTAGGCACCGAAGAAGGCATCCTGGGCGGCATCTCCACCGGATCCAACATCAAGGTTGCACTCGAGCTCGCCGCAAAGCCAGAGAACGAGGGCAAGACCATCGTCACCGTCGTGTGCGACTTTGGTGAGCGTTACGTCTCCACCATCCTGTACGAGGACATCCGCGACTAA